The segment CTCGTCGCCGGTGCTCATCTTGAAGTTGGAGTCCTTCACGCACACGGGGTTGCCGGCCACGGACACCTTCTTGGTGCCCTTGTCGGTGTCGGAGGACTTCGCCACGTTGGGGTAGGGAATGGGCACGGGCCCGGCGGGGCTGGGCGTCTTGCACACGTCCGGGAAGGCCATGGTGACACCGCCACTGTCCTTGGTGACGACAGACATCTTGTTCACACCGGTGTTGACGGGCATGGCCAATTCCTCCAGGGCGCATGATAGCGCGCGGAAGGGCTGAACGCTCACGGGGCGTGGATTTTGCTGACAAGGGTGAGGTGCCCACATCCAGGGCTGGTTACATCCCACCACCCTGTGCCGTCTGAGCTGGGCTTCGAGAAGCAGGTGTCCAGGAAGGTCATGGACAGGACGCCAGAGGAGGCCCAGACTTCGCCGGGCGCCAGGGGCCTTGAATGGGCTTCCAGGGAACGTTGAACGCGAACCGCCATGGCCTGATGAAGGATGGACGCGTTGGACCTCGTCATCACCAGCCTGGGGATGGTCTCGTCTGTGGGACGGGATGTCGTGATGGCCTGCGCGGCCATTCGTGCTGGAATTGCCTGCGCCCAACCGCTCACCTACTTCGAGGTGCTCGACGAAGCCTCACAGGAGATGGAGCCAGTCACCGGCCATCCCATACGTGGGCTCACCGAGGGCTTCACCCTCATCGGCCGCTGGCTGCTGCTCGCCCGTGCTTGTGTGGCCGACTTATTCCATCAGGGCGCGCTTCCGGATGCCACCCATGCCTCCTTCTGGCGCGCGACGGGAATACGAGTCGTCACGCCGTACCATGGGGATGAGCGGTTTGGCGTCGAAGCAAGCGATGCTGCCCCCTCCAGGGAGCCCATCCGGAGGGCCTACCTTCAGCCGCTTCTCGAAGCACTGCGGCTGCCCATTGACGAGCGCAACGCCGACCTCCTCTGTCAAGGCCCCTCGGGGGCAATCCAGTCCATCCATGAGGCCAGCGGATGGATGGAGGCGCGTGGGCTGGAGCGGATGCTCGTCATCGCGGCCGATTCCTATTGTGACCCACTGACGCTGGAGTGGCTCGCAGGATACCGAAGGCTCAAGACGCCGGAAAATCCTCAGGGCCTGATGCCAGGTGAGGCAGGTGCCTGCTTCCTGCTGGAATCGGCAGCGAGTGCTCGTCGGAGGAGTCCCTCAATGTGTTTTGCCATCGCCAGCGCGGCGATTCGGGTGGAACAGAATCACTTCTTCAGCCGAAAACCCAATACCGGAATCGCGCTGGCGGAGGCCCTGGAGGAGACCGTGGCTGGCGCCATGCCCAGGGCGCCTTTCGCGGGCTGCATGGTGTCAGACCTGAATGGCGAGAACTGGCGTGCGAATGAGTGGGGCTACGCCCGGATTCGGCTGGCTCAGTGGTTCGCGGAGGGACCTTCTTTGATGCTGCCAGCGGTTTCCGTGGGGGATACGGGGGCGGCCAGCGGTGCTGGCAGCGTGTGCGTGGCCGCCAGGGCCCTCGCGCGAGGATATGCGAGAGGTGCGCAGATCCTGGTGGTTTCCAGTTCGGAACGTGGGCACGTCGGCGCGATGTGCCTGTCCATGAAAGGATGAACCGTGTCGGATCCTTCCGCGCAGCAGCATGAAGAGGACGTAGCACACAGGATTCATGTCAGCGTCAAGAACACGACCGAAGGCGGAAGATGTCTCAACCGCCACATCGCCGCGTGGGAGCCCTTGACCTGCTCCCACCGCTGGCAGGCCTTCAAGCATGCCCTGGAGGACGCCCACCTCTACAACTGGCCGGCCTACAAGAAGCTCGCTCGGGGCAAGGAGATCCGCACAGACGCGATGCGGAACCACACCAGCAAGAGCGGGACCCTCTACCCCATCTTCCCCGAAGGGTATCGGTTCCTGCTCAAAGCTCCGAAACAAGGTGACTGGGACGTCTCCGAGTCCGTGGCCAGCAAGAACTTCAAGTGGGACTACCGGACTCCATACATCCACAATGGCCACCATGTCGTCACCAACAGCCAACTCCGAGGTGCCGCCAACAAGCTTGAGAAGAAGTTTCCGAACGCCACCCTCATTGTTCGTCGAGGACTGGCAAGGGCCGGCTACAATTTGAACCACAAGCTCAACATGGTCATCCTGCCAATGGACAGGAAGGTGGCGGGTGCGCTGAATCTTCCTCGTCACCTCATCACGTTCCTGTATCGGGATCACCGCTCGTACAGCGACTTCGTAGGGAAGCGCCTGGACAAGATCATGCGTTCCTACGAAGGCGAGCTGCGCAAGTATGTTCGCAAGGACAAGGAACACACGAAGCTGGCCCATGAGCTGGCCAAGGAGCAGCTTGAGATGCTCTCCGCGGAAATCTATTCGCAGATTGTCGCACGCCAGAACAAGGAGGAGCGCGAGGGAGGTACTCCAGGATATACGGGGACGCTGGATACCCTCATCAATGGGATGCCAT is part of the Corallococcus soli genome and harbors:
- a CDS encoding AHH domain-containing protein, producing MSDPSAQQHEEDVAHRIHVSVKNTTEGGRCLNRHIAAWEPLTCSHRWQAFKHALEDAHLYNWPAYKKLARGKEIRTDAMRNHTSKSGTLYPIFPEGYRFLLKAPKQGDWDVSESVASKNFKWDYRTPYIHNGHHVVTNSQLRGAANKLEKKFPNATLIVRRGLARAGYNLNHKLNMVILPMDRKVAGALNLPRHLITFLYRDHRSYSDFVGKRLDKIMRSYEGELRKYVRKDKEHTKLAHELAKEQLEMLSAEIYSQIVARQNKEEREGGTPGYTGTLDTLINGMP
- a CDS encoding DUF4150 domain-containing protein, which gives rise to MPVNTGVNKMSVVTKDSGGVTMAFPDVCKTPSPAGPVPIPYPNVAKSSDTDKGTKKVSVAGNPVCVKDSNFKMSTGDEAGTAGGGVASNKTKGKAEFVNYSFDVKFEGKNVARAFDLMLHNDKNTPPFPVMQGPVMAMAGSEAPPKCLVCDHDI